A single region of the Sulfitobacter geojensis genome encodes:
- a CDS encoding P-II family nitrogen regulator, which produces MKLIIATIKPFKLEEVREALTEAGVRGLMVTEIKGFGAQSGHTEIYRGAEYVVNFVPKVKLELVVADGVADQIVEVISRTAQTGKIGDGKIFVLDVEQAVRVRTGETGDDAI; this is translated from the coding sequence GTGAAACTCATCATTGCAACAATTAAACCATTCAAGCTGGAGGAGGTGCGTGAGGCGCTGACCGAAGCGGGCGTCCGCGGGCTGATGGTAACAGAAATTAAAGGTTTCGGCGCACAGTCGGGCCATACAGAAATTTACCGCGGTGCGGAATATGTCGTGAACTTTGTTCCCAAGGTCAAACTTGAACTGGTCGTGGCAGACGGCGTTGCCGACCAGATCGTCGAAGTGATCTCGCGTACAGCACAGACCGGCAAAATCGGCGACGGCAAAATCTTTGTCCTCGACGTGGAACAGGCCGTGCGGGTGCGCACCGGCGAAACCGGCGACGACGCTATCTAA
- the amt gene encoding ammonium transporter: MTLSKKLLLTAAAIAVPQVGLAQDAEAAAVTAEMVWIMNTLLFLIGGFLVFFMACGFAMLEGGLVRSKNVTMQMTKNVALFSLATIAYWAFGYNLMYPLGTWSIEGVLSGVFGVGILEAVGIDLAGADDSSYASTASDFFFQLMFCAATASIVSGALAERIKLWPFLIFVVILTGIIYPLQASWKWGGGFLDEMGFLDFAGSTVVHSVGGWAALAGALILGPRIGKYKDGRVNPMPGSNLALATLGMFILWLGWFGFNGGSQLAMGSVGDIADVGRIFANTNAAAAGGAVVALILTQVLYKKPDLTMILNGALAGLVSITAEPLTPTLGMATLIGGIGGVIVVFAVPMLDKLKIDDVVGAIPVHLCAGIWGTIAVVLTNGDASLGTQLYSIIVVGVFAFVTSGVVWFILKATMGIRVSEEAEINGLDMAELGMDAYPEFSKS, encoded by the coding sequence ATGACATTGTCGAAAAAACTACTCCTCACAGCGGCGGCGATTGCTGTACCGCAAGTGGGTCTGGCGCAGGACGCAGAAGCTGCTGCCGTCACCGCCGAAATGGTCTGGATCATGAACACCCTGCTGTTCCTGATTGGTGGCTTTCTGGTGTTCTTCATGGCATGCGGCTTTGCCATGCTCGAAGGGGGTCTGGTGCGTTCCAAAAACGTCACCATGCAGATGACCAAAAACGTTGCACTGTTTTCACTGGCCACTATCGCCTATTGGGCGTTCGGCTATAACCTGATGTACCCTCTGGGCACATGGTCAATCGAAGGTGTGCTTTCCGGCGTCTTCGGCGTTGGCATTCTCGAAGCGGTTGGTATTGATCTGGCCGGTGCGGATGACAGCAGCTATGCTTCCACCGCGTCCGACTTCTTCTTCCAGCTGATGTTCTGTGCGGCGACCGCGTCTATCGTGTCCGGTGCGTTGGCTGAACGTATCAAACTGTGGCCCTTCCTGATCTTCGTCGTCATCCTGACAGGTATCATCTATCCTTTGCAGGCTTCCTGGAAATGGGGCGGTGGCTTCCTTGACGAAATGGGTTTCCTCGACTTCGCGGGCTCGACTGTTGTGCACTCCGTCGGTGGCTGGGCTGCTCTCGCAGGCGCGCTGATCCTCGGCCCACGTATCGGTAAATACAAAGACGGCCGTGTGAACCCGATGCCGGGCTCCAACCTCGCACTGGCGACACTGGGTATGTTCATCCTGTGGCTCGGCTGGTTCGGCTTTAACGGTGGCTCGCAACTGGCGATGGGTTCTGTAGGTGACATCGCCGACGTTGGCCGCATCTTTGCCAACACCAATGCAGCCGCTGCCGGTGGTGCCGTCGTGGCCCTGATCCTGACGCAGGTTCTGTATAAGAAGCCTGACCTTACAATGATCCTGAACGGCGCATTGGCCGGTCTGGTGTCGATCACGGCAGAGCCGCTGACACCAACCCTTGGCATGGCCACGCTCATCGGTGGTATCGGTGGTGTGATTGTTGTCTTCGCCGTACCGATGCTCGACAAACTCAAGATCGACGATGTTGTCGGCGCGATCCCTGTGCACCTTTGCGCCGGTATCTGGGGCACCATCGCGGTTGTTTTGACAAACGGTGACGCAAGCCTCGGCACGCAGCTTTACTCCATCATCGTTGTGGGTGTCTTTGCCTTCGTTACATCCGGTGTGGTCTGGTTCATCCTGAAAGCAACCATGGGCATCCGCGTCAGCGAAGAAGCCGAAATCAACGGGTTGGACATGGCAGAGCTGGGTATGGACGCTTACCCCGAGTTCTCCAAGAGCTAA
- a CDS encoding aromatic amino acid transaminase: MFETLQSQPADKILALMQMYKEDPRTTKVDLGVGVYKDATGLTPVMRAVKAAEQQIWQSQDTKVYTGLAGDPAFADAMVSLVLGDAVPRATVAAAATPGGTGAVRQAFEMVRMAKPDARVFVSDPTWPNHLSILKYLNIEIVPYRYFDNETRGVDFDGMMADLKTAHAGDVILLHGCCHNPTGANLNAAQWDDVIKVLQDTGATPMIDIAYQGFGDGLDADAAATRKLVASVPECLIAASCSKNFGIYRERTGLLMAVAADPAAHALNQATLAFLNRQNFSFPPDHGARIVTTILNDDALRADWMAELEEVRGAMLGLRTQLAGELQRLSGSDRFGFLAQHRGMFSRLGTSPEKVEELRVKHGIYMVGDSRMNIAGLNADSVPVLAAAIIDVGI, translated from the coding sequence ATGTTTGAAACTCTGCAATCGCAACCTGCGGATAAAATTCTTGCCTTGATGCAGATGTACAAGGAAGATCCGCGTACAACCAAGGTAGACCTTGGTGTGGGCGTCTATAAGGACGCCACCGGCCTGACACCGGTGATGCGCGCAGTCAAAGCCGCCGAACAGCAGATATGGCAGTCCCAGGACACTAAAGTTTATACCGGTCTTGCAGGCGATCCCGCCTTTGCCGATGCGATGGTTTCGCTGGTGCTCGGCGATGCGGTGCCGCGTGCAACTGTTGCGGCGGCAGCGACCCCAGGTGGGACGGGCGCGGTGCGTCAGGCGTTTGAAATGGTGCGCATGGCCAAGCCGGACGCGCGGGTGTTTGTCTCTGATCCTACGTGGCCCAACCACCTGTCCATTCTGAAATATCTTAACATCGAAATCGTTCCGTACCGCTATTTCGACAATGAAACCCGTGGGGTGGATTTCGACGGTATGATGGCCGATCTGAAAACCGCACATGCGGGTGATGTGATCTTGCTCCACGGTTGTTGCCACAACCCCACCGGCGCAAACCTGAACGCGGCCCAGTGGGATGACGTGATCAAGGTCTTGCAAGACACCGGCGCGACGCCAATGATCGACATCGCCTATCAGGGCTTTGGTGACGGTCTGGACGCGGATGCGGCGGCGACACGTAAACTGGTCGCTTCGGTGCCGGAATGCCTGATCGCGGCGAGTTGCTCCAAGAACTTCGGCATTTACCGCGAACGCACCGGATTGTTGATGGCCGTGGCTGCCGATCCTGCCGCGCATGCGCTTAATCAGGCGACACTGGCATTTCTGAACCGCCAGAACTTCAGCTTTCCGCCGGATCACGGGGCGCGGATTGTGACGACAATTCTGAACGACGACGCTTTGCGCGCCGATTGGATGGCCGAGTTGGAAGAAGTGCGCGGCGCGATGCTGGGTCTGCGCACACAGCTTGCTGGTGAATTGCAACGTCTGTCCGGTTCGGACCGGTTCGGTTTTCTGGCGCAACACCGCGGTATGTTCTCGCGGCTGGGCACGTCACCTGAAAAGGTCGAAGAGCTGCGCGTCAAACACGGTATCTATATGGTGGGTGACAGCCGGATGAACATCGCGGGCTTGAATGCCGACAGCGTGCCGGTTTTGGCGGCGGCGATCATCGACGTCGGCATCTAA
- the sseA gene encoding 3-mercaptopyruvate sulfurtransferase, which produces MTDDPKTLVSTGWLAKHLKDPDMRVLDASWYLPDAGRDPKAEYDAAHIPGARFFDIEDISDARSDLPHMAPPVEKFMSRMRAMGVGDGHQIVVYDGAGLMSAARVWWLFKLMGQDNVAVLDGGLPKWVAEGNATEDMPPIPRDRHMTVRVQNNLVRDVTQVAHASKLGDPQIVDARAPARFRGDAPEPREGLRAGHIPKSRNVHYEALLNADKTMKTPDETRAVFEAAGVDLAKPVITSCGSGVTAAILALALERMGHTDWSLYDGSWAEWGMFPTVPVATGEA; this is translated from the coding sequence ATGACTGATGACCCCAAAACCCTTGTGTCGACCGGATGGCTGGCCAAACATTTGAAAGACCCCGATATGCGCGTGCTGGATGCCTCGTGGTATCTGCCGGACGCGGGGCGTGACCCGAAGGCCGAGTATGATGCGGCCCATATCCCCGGCGCGCGGTTTTTCGATATTGAAGATATTTCGGACGCGCGCTCCGACCTTCCTCATATGGCCCCGCCGGTCGAAAAATTCATGTCCCGTATGCGGGCGATGGGTGTCGGCGACGGGCATCAGATCGTGGTGTATGACGGTGCAGGTTTGATGTCGGCCGCCCGCGTCTGGTGGCTGTTCAAGCTGATGGGACAGGACAATGTTGCAGTGCTGGACGGTGGCCTGCCAAAGTGGGTGGCCGAGGGCAACGCAACCGAAGACATGCCGCCGATCCCGCGTGACCGTCACATGACCGTGCGGGTGCAAAACAATCTGGTGCGGGATGTCACGCAGGTGGCCCATGCGTCCAAACTGGGCGATCCGCAGATTGTCGATGCCCGCGCGCCGGCCCGTTTTCGCGGCGATGCGCCAGAACCCCGCGAGGGGCTGCGTGCCGGCCATATACCGAAATCCCGCAACGTGCATTACGAGGCCCTGTTGAACGCGGATAAAACCATGAAAACCCCCGATGAAACCCGAGCAGTGTTCGAGGCCGCAGGTGTTGATCTGGCCAAGCCGGTGATCACCAGCTGCGGGTCGGGCGTGACGGCGGCGATCCTTGCGCTGGCACTGGAACGAATGGGCCATACCGATTGGTCACTTTATGATGGATCATGGGCGGAATGGGGCATGTTCCCCACTGTTCCCGTGGCAACTGGAGAAGCTTAA
- the smpB gene encoding SsrA-binding protein SmpB yields MAQVKSSSKSDPNYKVIAENRRARYDYAIEDDIECGIILEGSEVKSLRMGGSNIAESYAAVEDGELWLVNSYIAPYKQAKTFGHEERRRRKLLVSRKQLADLWSATQRKGMTLVPLVMYFNHRGMAKIKLGIAKGKQNHDKRETSAKRDWARQKSRLMKDNH; encoded by the coding sequence ATGGCCCAAGTTAAATCATCATCGAAATCAGACCCGAACTACAAGGTTATCGCTGAAAACCGCCGCGCGCGGTACGATTACGCGATCGAGGATGATATTGAATGCGGCATAATCCTTGAGGGTTCCGAGGTGAAATCCTTGCGCATGGGCGGATCGAATATCGCCGAAAGCTATGCCGCGGTCGAGGATGGCGAGTTGTGGTTGGTGAATTCCTACATCGCGCCCTACAAACAGGCCAAAACCTTTGGTCACGAGGAACGACGCCGTCGTAAATTGTTGGTCAGCCGCAAACAGTTGGCCGATCTGTGGAGCGCAACGCAGCGCAAGGGCATGACACTGGTGCCGCTGGTGATGTATTTCAACCATCGCGGCATGGCCAAGATCAAGCTGGGCATCGCCAAGGGTAAGCAGAACCACGACAAGCGTGAAACTTCGGCCAAGCGGGATTGGGCGCGTCAGAAATCGCGCCTGATGAAAGACAACCACTAG
- a CDS encoding sulfotransferase family protein, with protein MGFPGTWMTESESVVYRVVPKCACSTIGQIMFYSDHGNFFDGDIHDAQSGMHKWALEASQVPITANVTNHASYSFTCVRNPYTRILSSFFDKICGIQRNGKRYRGNLVPLLIQKYGIEVGGDDGKQDFDQIQSFRRFLLFARDTIRWRRPMDPDIHWSAMSGHVSTFIVNGGKYDKIVWTEKFNEGMQDVLNSIKTPNPVNIEDIPRFNESEGHGPKRAHPVEDYFDDLSMHLVREIYKRDFDLFKYDFDNPANKMPVGEIDLDEVHAKLGD; from the coding sequence ATGGGATTTCCCGGCACCTGGATGACTGAGAGTGAAAGCGTGGTATACCGCGTGGTACCAAAGTGCGCCTGTTCAACCATCGGTCAGATCATGTTCTATTCGGATCACGGAAATTTCTTTGACGGTGACATCCATGACGCGCAATCTGGCATGCATAAATGGGCGCTTGAGGCGTCGCAGGTGCCGATCACCGCAAATGTGACGAACCACGCCTCCTATTCCTTTACCTGCGTGCGCAACCCTTACACGCGCATCCTGTCGTCGTTCTTCGACAAAATCTGTGGCATCCAGCGCAATGGCAAAAGATATCGCGGCAATCTGGTGCCTTTGCTGATCCAGAAATACGGTATCGAAGTGGGCGGCGATGACGGCAAGCAGGACTTCGACCAGATCCAAAGCTTTCGCCGGTTCCTGTTATTTGCCCGCGACACCATCCGCTGGCGCCGCCCGATGGACCCGGACATCCACTGGTCCGCGATGTCGGGCCATGTCAGCACCTTCATCGTGAACGGCGGGAAGTATGACAAAATCGTCTGGACCGAAAAGTTCAACGAAGGCATGCAGGACGTGTTGAATTCGATCAAGACACCGAACCCTGTGAACATCGAGGACATCCCCCGCTTTAACGAAAGTGAAGGACACGGGCCGAAACGCGCCCATCCGGTCGAGGATTATTTTGACGATCTGTCGATGCATCTGGTGCGCGAAATCTACAAGCGTGATTTTGATCTGTTCAAATATGATTTCGACAATCCGGCCAACAAGATGCCTGTCGGTGAAATTGATCTGGACGAAGTGCACGCCAAGCTCGGCGACTAG
- a CDS encoding DUF5928 domain-containing protein: MAKIAYILLCHKDPEAVIRQAERLTAVGDYMSIHFDASAKAAHFKQIKEALANNPNVTFAKKRIKCGWGEWSLVQATLNAVQSAVDAFPRASHFYMLSGDCMAIKSAEYTHRFLDDNDADFIESFDYFESDWIKTGWKEERLIYRHLVNEREHKRLFYFLFEAQKRLGLQRDIPEDLQIMIGSQWWCLRRRTIEAVLKFVRKRRDVARFFRTTWIPDETFFQTLVRHLVPENEIRSRTLTFLMFTDYGMPVTFYNDHYELLLSQDYLFARKISPEAQDLKRRLGLLYVAQGVQFQISNEGRSLFQFLSGRGRNGRRFATRFWETESTLGRERELLIVVCKKWHVAKRVLDRIRQVTNVPAIEYLFNEEDTPLPDLGGIQNTLEKRHRHRRALMRMLFDYFETDKLIICMDPANLDLLNDFAADRSTTRIMEIECQFSDDYLTGHAMRVGLAGDQTSNDTLERLLPTIRNDMVFESDRIRDAHFENLSRMRETSDVEKNADALTSFLAIPAEKAQEIASTDYLFAD; encoded by the coding sequence ATGGCAAAAATCGCCTATATATTACTATGTCACAAAGACCCCGAGGCCGTTATCCGGCAAGCGGAGCGTTTGACTGCGGTCGGGGACTACATGTCGATCCATTTTGACGCGTCGGCCAAAGCCGCACATTTCAAGCAGATCAAGGAAGCGCTGGCCAATAACCCGAACGTCACCTTTGCCAAAAAGCGCATCAAATGCGGTTGGGGGGAATGGTCGCTGGTGCAGGCGACGCTAAACGCCGTTCAATCTGCCGTGGACGCTTTCCCGCGGGCTTCGCATTTCTACATGCTGTCGGGTGATTGCATGGCCATCAAATCTGCTGAGTACACCCACCGCTTTCTGGACGATAACGACGCCGACTTTATCGAAAGCTTCGACTATTTCGAAAGTGACTGGATCAAGACCGGATGGAAGGAAGAGCGGCTGATCTACCGCCACCTTGTTAACGAACGCGAACACAAGCGGCTGTTCTACTTTCTGTTCGAAGCGCAAAAACGTCTTGGCTTGCAACGCGACATTCCGGAAGATTTGCAAATCATGATCGGTTCGCAGTGGTGGTGTCTGCGTCGCCGCACCATCGAAGCGGTGCTGAAGTTTGTCAGAAAACGTCGCGATGTCGCGCGGTTCTTCCGCACCACATGGATTCCCGATGAAACGTTTTTCCAGACCCTCGTGCGCCATCTGGTCCCCGAAAACGAAATCCGGTCGCGCACGCTGACCTTTTTGATGTTCACCGATTACGGAATGCCGGTGACGTTTTACAACGATCACTATGAACTATTGCTGTCGCAGGATTATCTGTTCGCGCGCAAAATCAGCCCCGAAGCGCAAGACCTCAAGCGCCGTCTTGGCTTGCTTTATGTGGCGCAGGGCGTGCAATTCCAGATCAGCAACGAAGGGCGCAGCCTGTTCCAGTTCCTGTCCGGTCGCGGGCGCAACGGACGCCGCTTTGCCACCCGCTTTTGGGAAACCGAAAGCACACTGGGCCGTGAGCGCGAACTGCTGATTGTGGTTTGCAAGAAATGGCATGTGGCCAAACGTGTGCTGGATCGCATCCGGCAGGTCACCAATGTCCCCGCCATTGAATATCTGTTCAACGAAGAGGACACCCCCCTGCCCGACCTTGGCGGCATCCAGAACACATTGGAAAAACGCCATCGCCACAGGCGGGCATTGATGCGGATGTTGTTTGACTATTTCGAAACAGACAAGCTGATCATCTGTATGGATCCGGCCAACCTTGACCTGCTGAACGACTTTGCCGCCGACCGCTCTACCACACGCATCATGGAAATCGAATGCCAGTTCAGCGATGATTATCTCACGGGTCACGCCATGCGTGTGGGGCTGGCGGGTGATCAGACCTCGAATGATACGCTCGAACGGCTGCTCCCGACCATCCGCAACGATATGGTGTTTGAAAGCGACCGCATCCGCGATGCGCATTTCGAGAACCTGTCGCGGATGCGTGAAACATCGGATGTGGAAAAGAACGCCGATGCGCTGACCTCGTTTTTGGCGATCCCTGCCGAAAAGGCACAGGAAATCGCCTCAACCGATTATCTTTTCGCGGATTGA
- a CDS encoding DUF1523 family protein has product MFSVIKWVFWGTIWVLVLAVFHYTLPQVDIVRVTDTYEKRIDPGENSLFWAQADVGSDGTVANRDVFFIQTRRAKGDVMVYRNEDTGWGWPPYFKFDTSNLQAEAADAKSTSDAANYFALKHYGWRNEFLTIFPNAISLKPVDGPDASKGIPFLNIFIITLFAAIAWAIWVRWRRFRMARIDPTLEAIEDDFAERGGAVKRWLGTWKKKL; this is encoded by the coding sequence ATGTTTTCGGTTATCAAATGGGTTTTCTGGGGCACCATCTGGGTGCTGGTTCTGGCAGTGTTTCACTACACGCTGCCGCAGGTCGATATCGTACGGGTGACGGACACTTACGAAAAACGCATTGATCCGGGCGAGAATTCCCTGTTCTGGGCGCAGGCGGATGTCGGATCGGATGGCACCGTGGCGAACCGCGATGTGTTCTTTATCCAGACGCGACGCGCCAAGGGGGACGTGATGGTCTACCGCAACGAGGACACCGGTTGGGGCTGGCCGCCCTATTTCAAGTTCGACACCTCGAACCTGCAAGCCGAAGCGGCAGATGCGAAATCGACATCGGATGCGGCGAATTATTTCGCGCTCAAGCATTACGGCTGGCGCAACGAATTCCTGACGATCTTCCCCAATGCGATTTCGCTTAAACCGGTGGACGGGCCCGATGCCTCCAAGGGGATCCCATTCCTGAACATCTTTATCATCACGCTGTTTGCCGCGATCGCATGGGCGATCTGGGTGCGCTGGCGGCGGTTCCGCATGGCGCGGATCGACCCGACGCTTGAGGCGATCGAGGATGATTTTGCAGAACGGGGCGGTGCAGTAAAACGCTGGCTGGGGACGTGGAAGAAAAAGCTCTAA
- a CDS encoding DUF6638 family protein, with protein MNRLIKHGLMFGNLFHVSSPALVERYNRALEHLTGKRTKLTDFHIDISGYSPEVGDDLNDQAYLNHQGVNRQFILLSMEQRTAPLLNMKFSTSRAILQDFIAENEAQLFALTARDAVAGEMVNSVYDVTTPARLFDIRRVEIEADTTAGTVKDAEKLGAMVDRFKTEPDGWFDDVLIAEMITLAGKTGDVVRNPVRLKQMGFDQRNFWTAHFGGLYVFQDVDHPAVIAPSGKDHLGDLPIKYTFDGHDRNQIAKFFEYNDLTETIVEGRKDHAAAILRQKMDFILVDAVADQGDLAGATRADMRRLARTHRDKLPEEFHALNALVNWAENGGKWPRITSDHPAYFYTLRASDTKDAGLVNMLLAELAPKDARQMFICHKELFYATYARWPEAKKAYVVDFLVAEYQVDKAGARDTLFGHDAPMEDPVRDRPERDLIARVGPWGAVRGNR; from the coding sequence ATGAACCGCCTCATCAAACACGGCCTCATGTTCGGCAACTTGTTCCATGTCTCCTCGCCCGCGTTGGTCGAGCGCTACAACCGGGCGCTCGAACACCTCACCGGCAAACGCACAAAACTTACCGACTTCCACATCGACATCTCCGGCTACTCCCCCGAGGTGGGCGATGACCTGAACGATCAGGCCTACCTCAACCACCAAGGCGTCAACCGGCAGTTTATTCTGCTGAGCATGGAGCAGCGCACGGCACCTTTGCTCAATATGAAATTCTCGACCTCGCGTGCGATCCTGCAAGACTTCATTGCCGAAAACGAAGCGCAACTGTTTGCCCTGACGGCGCGGGATGCGGTGGCGGGGGAGATGGTGAATTCGGTTTATGACGTCACCACGCCGGCGCGGCTGTTTGACATTCGACGGGTCGAGATTGAGGCGGATACCACGGCAGGCACGGTGAAAGACGCGGAGAAACTCGGCGCGATGGTGGACCGGTTCAAGACGGAACCGGATGGCTGGTTTGATGATGTGTTGATTGCGGAGATGATCACGCTGGCGGGCAAGACCGGTGATGTGGTGCGCAATCCGGTGCGGTTGAAACAGATGGGGTTTGACCAGCGCAACTTTTGGACCGCGCATTTTGGCGGGCTTTATGTGTTTCAGGATGTGGATCATCCTGCGGTGATTGCGCCTTCGGGCAAGGACCATTTGGGCGACTTGCCGATCAAGTACACCTTTGACGGGCACGACAGGAACCAGATTGCGAAGTTCTTTGAATACAACGATCTGACCGAAACGATTGTCGAGGGGCGCAAGGATCATGCGGCGGCGATCCTGCGTCAGAAGATGGATTTTATTCTGGTGGATGCGGTGGCGGATCAGGGGGATCTGGCGGGGGCGACGCGGGCGGATATGCGACGTCTGGCGCGGACCCATCGCGACAAACTGCCAGAGGAGTTTCACGCGCTGAATGCGCTGGTGAACTGGGCCGAGAATGGCGGCAAGTGGCCGCGCATCACCTCGGATCATCCGGCGTATTTCTACACGTTGCGTGCGTCAGACACCAAAGACGCGGGTTTGGTGAATATGTTGTTGGCCGAGCTTGCACCCAAGGACGCGCGGCAGATGTTCATTTGCCACAAAGAGCTGTTTTATGCGACCTATGCGCGCTGGCCCGAGGCGAAAAAGGCTTACGTTGTGGATTTCCTTGTGGCCGAGTATCAGGTGGACAAGGCGGGCGCGCGCGATACATTGTTTGGCCATGACGCGCCGATGGAAGACCCCGTGCGGGACAGGCCCGAACGCGATCTGATTGCGCGGGTTGGCCCGTGGGGCGCTGTGAGGGGGAACAGATGA
- a CDS encoding putative phage abortive infection protein, translated as MSKRSKEVLGRVIDRYRNIPDELRSGKPLRVGEALTKIFLLVILMLAIGPQHTESNGWQWRFFVFLLSPPNEIGDTFAGIAGVLAFLWIIVTVWLQSLQLADQKEEISRQADEFEKMNSTMSQQNFENFFFELVNTQNSIVNSFDLRKSKDGSIISQGRDCFENFYRDVVGYDMRWITQESENPDNASENYEKVLQDHGSDLGQYFRFTYNAMREIEESEYSSKRHRRLFRALFSDDELLIIFYNCLNRRGKKFVRYAESFEIFNNLPHDRLVRREHWEEYQILVEKFS; from the coding sequence GTGAGTAAAAGATCTAAAGAAGTGTTGGGACGAGTTATAGACAGATATAGAAATATTCCTGATGAATTAAGAAGTGGCAAACCACTTCGAGTTGGGGAAGCTCTCACAAAGATTTTTTTGCTAGTTATACTTATGTTAGCGATAGGGCCACAGCATACGGAAAGTAATGGCTGGCAATGGCGCTTCTTCGTCTTCTTGTTGTCTCCGCCAAATGAGATCGGCGACACCTTTGCAGGAATTGCAGGCGTCCTTGCTTTTCTTTGGATCATTGTGACCGTTTGGCTTCAAAGCTTGCAGCTCGCAGATCAAAAAGAGGAGATATCTCGACAAGCTGATGAGTTTGAAAAGATGAACTCGACGATGAGCCAACAGAATTTTGAAAATTTCTTTTTTGAATTGGTAAATACACAGAACTCAATTGTGAATTCGTTTGATTTACGGAAGTCAAAAGACGGATCAATTATTTCTCAAGGGCGCGATTGCTTTGAGAATTTTTATAGGGATGTCGTTGGCTACGATATGCGTTGGATAACGCAGGAGTCGGAGAACCCTGATAATGCAAGTGAAAATTATGAGAAAGTACTTCAGGATCATGGATCAGACTTAGGCCAGTACTTTAGGTTCACCTACAACGCTATGAGGGAGATTGAAGAATCTGAGTATTCTTCTAAGCGGCATCGACGTTTGTTCAGAGCACTTTTTTCAGATGATGAACTTCTTATAATTTTCTACAATTGCTTGAATCGACGCGGAAAAAAGTTTGTTCGATACGCTGAGAGCTTTGAAATTTTCAACAATCTTCCTCACGATAGGCTTGTGCGCAGAGAACATTGGGAAGAGTACCAAATATTGGTTGAGAAATTCTCATGA